A part of Streptomyces sp. NBC_01451 genomic DNA contains:
- a CDS encoding TerD family protein — translation MAHSLESLVIRHTHRLSSPKGSTGEGATAARQFDAALTSVGFKLSAELLDRLSGLSEAAVVHTAKRTLRTVSEMVGDHVRHNSYFIDFPANVPGTEEFWTRCVAKALADDKSRENVLTQLAHGVLDLLSLPTYGRYRHTYEELLAAQDELIASAGDRVTVLHLGRDLDDELTDLYLALAGSRTPLGDDHLRDLRTLAEQCALGPQPQSIPVRENRAVVNEARLAVGADLLLDTVTDVLRLACALSGGDVTLQEPTRFRALSRPVRRALLAGLDAVVAANPAKLADVHAHREPFKRLGERLHPHEYPRWPHAADVFAVARGEKEALSFDSRVEKLLDESDALGALQLLKAAPGKLFRALDLLLRVAADQEERDAVVAAAVQVAPEVSGRVVLSVREHLLNRGRETDQPRIFVNRRGRAWVRADHRPPVPAPDRDRLMAALDTETRRRLPTPGRLLIDPDVLDVALPLSGRATASGLGVLPRGSVSPVDGERLRFFVYWKETAARTDYDLSALLLHADYSTDSWLSYTSLRAVGGRHSGDVTEAPDGASEFIDLSLDRVRSTFIVPQVNIYAGEGFEEVEESFFGFMLREGAQKGRPFEPRTVRMKSELRGVGRVALPLVFRREDDGRWRAKWLHLYLKGISSANQVEENQVSVSKVVRALVEREQLTVGYLIDLMSCAATAGDVHLWDGENVPDEPVTYIGLERPEGLHPDSRIVTLENLRDLIPA, via the coding sequence ATGGCGCACAGTCTCGAATCGCTGGTCATCCGGCACACCCACCGCCTCTCCTCTCCCAAGGGCTCCACGGGTGAAGGAGCCACCGCCGCGCGGCAGTTCGACGCCGCCCTGACGTCCGTGGGCTTCAAACTCTCCGCGGAACTGCTCGACCGGCTGTCCGGGCTTTCCGAGGCCGCGGTCGTGCACACCGCCAAGCGGACGCTGCGCACCGTGAGCGAGATGGTGGGGGACCACGTCCGCCACAACTCGTACTTCATCGACTTCCCGGCGAACGTGCCGGGCACCGAAGAGTTCTGGACGCGGTGTGTGGCGAAGGCACTCGCCGACGACAAGTCGCGCGAGAACGTGCTGACGCAGCTGGCCCACGGGGTGCTGGACCTGCTCAGCCTCCCGACGTACGGCCGCTACCGGCACACCTACGAGGAGCTGCTCGCGGCGCAGGACGAGCTGATCGCGTCGGCGGGCGACCGGGTGACCGTCCTGCACCTCGGGCGGGACCTGGACGACGAACTCACGGACCTGTACCTGGCCCTGGCGGGCAGCAGGACACCGCTGGGCGACGACCATCTGCGCGACCTCAGAACCCTCGCCGAGCAGTGCGCGCTCGGCCCCCAGCCGCAGTCGATCCCGGTCCGGGAGAACCGGGCGGTCGTCAACGAGGCCCGTCTCGCGGTCGGGGCGGACCTCCTGCTGGACACCGTCACCGATGTGCTGAGGCTTGCCTGCGCACTGTCGGGCGGCGACGTGACATTGCAGGAGCCGACCCGGTTCCGGGCGCTCTCGCGGCCGGTCCGCCGTGCGCTGCTCGCGGGTCTCGACGCCGTGGTCGCGGCGAACCCCGCGAAGCTGGCCGACGTACACGCGCACCGGGAGCCCTTCAAGCGGCTCGGCGAGCGGCTCCATCCGCACGAGTACCCGCGCTGGCCGCACGCCGCGGACGTGTTCGCCGTAGCGCGGGGCGAGAAGGAGGCGCTGTCCTTCGACAGCCGCGTCGAGAAACTGCTCGACGAGTCCGACGCACTCGGTGCCCTGCAACTCCTCAAGGCCGCTCCCGGCAAGCTGTTCCGTGCCCTGGACCTCCTGCTGCGCGTCGCCGCCGACCAGGAGGAACGGGACGCGGTGGTGGCCGCCGCGGTACAGGTCGCTCCCGAGGTCTCCGGCCGGGTCGTCCTCTCGGTCCGTGAGCACTTGCTCAACCGCGGCCGGGAGACCGACCAGCCCCGCATCTTCGTCAACCGGCGAGGGCGCGCCTGGGTCCGTGCCGACCACCGGCCGCCCGTGCCGGCCCCGGACCGCGACCGTCTGATGGCCGCCCTCGACACCGAGACGCGCCGCCGGCTCCCGACACCGGGCCGACTGCTGATCGACCCCGACGTCCTCGACGTGGCACTCCCGCTCAGCGGCCGGGCGACCGCGTCCGGCCTCGGCGTACTGCCACGAGGCTCGGTCTCGCCGGTCGACGGCGAACGGCTGCGCTTCTTCGTCTACTGGAAGGAGACCGCGGCGCGGACGGACTACGACCTCTCGGCGCTGCTTCTCCACGCCGACTACAGCACCGACTCCTGGCTGTCCTACACGTCGCTCAGGGCTGTCGGGGGCAGGCACTCGGGCGATGTCACCGAGGCACCCGACGGGGCCTCGGAGTTCATCGACCTGTCCCTGGACCGGGTCCGCAGTACGTTCATCGTTCCGCAGGTCAACATTTACGCGGGGGAGGGCTTCGAGGAGGTCGAGGAGTCGTTCTTCGGTTTCATGCTGCGCGAGGGTGCGCAGAAGGGACGGCCGTTCGAACCGCGCACGGTGCGGATGAAGTCGGAGCTGCGCGGTGTGGGCCGAGTCGCGCTGCCGCTGGTCTTCCGGCGGGAGGACGACGGCCGGTGGCGCGCGAAGTGGCTGCACCTGTATCTGAAGGGCATCTCGTCCGCCAACCAGGTCGAGGAGAACCAGGTGTCGGTGTCCAAGGTGGTGCGCGCCCTCGTCGAACGCGAGCAGCTGACGGTGGGGTACCTGATCGACCTGATGTCCTGCGCTGCCACGGCGGGGGACGTGCACCTGTGGGACGGCGAGAATGTTCCGGACGAGCCCGTGACGTACATCGGTCTCGAACGCCCCGAAGGACTGCACCCGGACTCCCGGATAGTCACCCTCGAAAATCTGCGCGACTTGATCCCGGCCTGA
- a CDS encoding cellulase family glycosylhydrolase — MKGTPHPTRRRSRGPGRLFGLLLALVAAIGLTGTTAFAAPSHKDTSLTGLPLPRSAAAPMDTVAAMQPSWNLGNTLDAIPDETSWGNPLTTKALFDTIKAQGFRSVRIPVTWSGHQSSTTPYTIDAAWMNRVKQVVDWALADGLHVVLNVHHDSWQWIATMPTDHDNVLARFKATWTQIAATFRDSPQALLFESNNEPQFNNTTDAQGNQYNNELNTAFHTLVRQSGGNNATRLLVLPTLHTNASQDFLDVLATGMKSLNDPNLVATVHFYGWYPFSVNVAGGTRFDATAQKDMTDTFARIRNTLTSKGIPVYLGEYGLLSYPDHNHPARVEPGEALKYFEQFGYEARAAGVTTALWDAFNFLNRTTFQWRDPAIINQIKSSWTTRSGTASSDRVFLAKSSAITARTLTLNPNGGGFQGLWQANTMLTPGRDYTVSGNELTLTATALTRLAGNRAYGVNATVEARFSRGLPWKIHVTTYDRPVLSNATGNTNGVTVPTQFRGDLLATMEATYADGGNAGPTNWTPYQEFNEAFSPDYPGNALLLTSKFVNSLRDNTQATLTFHFWSGATVTYRVTKSGGSVTGTVG; from the coding sequence ATGAAGGGAACGCCACACCCCACCCGGCGCCGCAGTCGCGGCCCCGGCCGTCTGTTCGGCCTCCTCCTGGCGCTGGTCGCCGCGATCGGGCTGACCGGCACCACCGCGTTCGCCGCACCGAGCCACAAGGACACGTCCCTGACCGGGCTCCCGCTGCCCAGGTCGGCCGCCGCCCCCATGGACACGGTGGCCGCGATGCAGCCCAGCTGGAACCTGGGCAACACCCTCGACGCCATCCCCGACGAGACCTCGTGGGGCAACCCACTGACCACCAAGGCCCTGTTCGACACCATCAAGGCCCAGGGCTTCCGGAGTGTCCGGATCCCCGTGACCTGGAGCGGTCACCAGTCCTCCACCACCCCCTACACGATCGACGCGGCATGGATGAACCGCGTCAAGCAGGTGGTCGACTGGGCGCTGGCCGACGGTCTCCATGTCGTGCTCAACGTCCATCACGACTCGTGGCAGTGGATCGCCACCATGCCCACCGACCACGACAACGTCCTGGCCCGCTTCAAGGCCACCTGGACCCAGATCGCGGCCACGTTCCGTGACTCACCGCAGGCGTTGCTCTTCGAGAGCAACAACGAGCCGCAGTTCAACAACACCACCGACGCCCAGGGCAACCAGTACAACAACGAACTCAACACGGCCTTCCACACCCTGGTACGCCAGTCCGGCGGCAACAACGCGACCCGGCTGCTGGTGCTGCCCACCCTCCACACCAATGCGAGCCAGGACTTCCTGGACGTCCTGGCCACCGGGATGAAGTCGCTGAACGACCCCAACCTCGTGGCCACGGTGCACTTCTACGGCTGGTACCCGTTCAGCGTGAACGTCGCCGGAGGCACGCGGTTCGACGCCACCGCGCAGAAGGACATGACCGACACCTTCGCCCGGATCCGCAACACCCTCACCTCCAAGGGCATCCCCGTCTACCTGGGCGAGTACGGCCTGCTGTCGTACCCCGACCACAACCACCCGGCCCGCGTCGAACCCGGCGAGGCGCTCAAGTACTTCGAGCAGTTCGGCTACGAGGCGCGCGCGGCCGGAGTCACCACGGCCCTGTGGGACGCCTTCAACTTCCTGAACCGCACCACGTTCCAGTGGCGCGACCCCGCCATCATCAACCAGATCAAGTCGAGCTGGACCACCCGCTCCGGCACCGCCTCCTCGGACCGGGTCTTCCTGGCGAAGTCGAGCGCGATCACCGCCAGGACGCTCACCCTGAACCCGAACGGGGGTGGCTTCCAAGGGCTTTGGCAGGCCAACACGATGCTCACCCCGGGCCGGGACTACACCGTCTCCGGGAACGAGCTCACACTCACGGCCACCGCGCTCACCCGGCTGGCCGGCAACCGCGCCTACGGGGTCAACGCGACCGTCGAGGCCCGGTTCAGCCGGGGCCTCCCCTGGAAGATCCACGTCACCACGTACGACAGGCCGGTCCTCTCGAACGCGACCGGCAACACCAACGGTGTCACCGTCCCCACCCAGTTCCGCGGTGACCTGCTGGCGACCATGGAGGCCACGTACGCCGACGGCGGCAACGCCGGCCCGACGAACTGGACTCCCTACCAGGAGTTCAACGAGGCGTTCTCCCCCGACTACCCGGGCAACGCCCTCCTCCTCACCTCGAAGTTCGTCAACTCACTGCGGGACAACACGCAGGCGACGCTCACCTTCCACTTCTGGAGCGGCGCCACCGTGACATACCGCGTGACGAAGTCCGGAGGTTCGGTGACCGGCACCGTCGGCTGA
- a CDS encoding glycoside hydrolase family 43 protein — protein sequence MSDKQQADAAFANPVIPGFHPDPSICRVGDDYYIVCSSFEYFPGIPVFHSRDLLHWTQIGNALDRPSQLPLTGTPSSGGIYAPTLRHHDGRFWLIVTNVTEGAGNMLFTATDPAGPWSDPVRLPDVPGIDPDLAWDEDGTCWCTIAGVSQVRIDPYTGQTFGPRRQLWSGAPGAKAPEAPHLYRIGDYWYLLIAEGGTERCHGVSIARGRTPTGPFEPCPDNPVLTHRGTDHPIQNTGHADLVQRPDGTWWMVFLGVRPRGGSPGWHVLGRETFLAPVEWVDGWPVVGEVTPELPAPSWPLVPGPVEAVRDDFDLSELRPQWISVRERPAEHCTTKERSGWLTLRARGTSLDEPDVMFVGRRQQHLACEVRTRIDPAEGSGGLAVRLDEEHHYEIEASEGEVRVLSRVGPLRSVVGSRSVPAGPVVLGVRVRATPPRDARTGPDTLTLGVEEPDGTFTALGTLDGRYLSTEVAGGFTGRVIGMYAAAGTVRFDWFDYEPPAL from the coding sequence GTGTCGGACAAGCAGCAGGCGGACGCCGCCTTCGCCAATCCCGTCATCCCCGGCTTCCATCCCGACCCGAGCATCTGCCGTGTGGGCGACGACTACTACATCGTCTGCTCCAGCTTCGAGTACTTCCCCGGCATCCCCGTCTTCCACAGCCGTGACCTGCTGCACTGGACGCAGATCGGCAACGCCCTCGACCGGCCGAGCCAGCTCCCTCTGACGGGGACACCGTCGTCCGGCGGCATCTACGCCCCCACCCTGCGCCATCACGACGGCCGCTTCTGGCTGATCGTCACCAATGTGACCGAGGGCGCCGGCAACATGCTGTTCACCGCCACCGACCCCGCCGGGCCGTGGTCCGATCCCGTCCGTCTGCCCGACGTCCCCGGCATCGACCCCGACCTCGCGTGGGACGAGGACGGCACATGCTGGTGCACGATCGCCGGGGTCTCGCAGGTCCGCATCGACCCGTACACCGGGCAGACGTTCGGACCGCGGCGCCAGCTGTGGTCCGGCGCGCCCGGCGCCAAGGCTCCGGAAGCACCGCACCTGTACCGGATCGGTGACTACTGGTACCTGCTCATCGCCGAGGGCGGCACCGAGCGCTGCCACGGCGTCTCGATCGCCCGTGGACGCACACCCACGGGCCCGTTCGAGCCGTGCCCGGACAACCCGGTCCTCACCCACCGCGGCACCGACCACCCCATCCAGAACACCGGCCACGCCGACCTGGTCCAGCGGCCCGACGGCACATGGTGGATGGTGTTCCTGGGTGTCCGGCCGCGCGGTGGAAGTCCGGGCTGGCACGTGCTGGGCCGCGAGACCTTCCTGGCACCGGTCGAGTGGGTGGACGGCTGGCCCGTCGTGGGCGAGGTGACACCCGAACTGCCCGCACCGTCCTGGCCTCTCGTCCCCGGCCCCGTCGAGGCGGTCCGGGACGACTTCGACCTCAGCGAGCTGCGGCCGCAGTGGATCTCCGTGCGCGAGCGTCCGGCGGAACACTGCACCACCAAGGAACGGTCCGGCTGGCTGACGCTGCGCGCCCGCGGTACCTCCCTGGACGAGCCGGACGTGATGTTCGTCGGTCGCCGCCAGCAGCACCTGGCATGCGAGGTGCGCACTCGGATCGACCCGGCGGAAGGGAGCGGTGGCCTCGCTGTGCGCCTGGACGAGGAGCACCACTACGAGATCGAGGCGTCCGAAGGAGAGGTGCGCGTCCTCAGCCGTGTCGGACCGCTGCGCAGCGTCGTGGGGTCCCGATCCGTGCCGGCCGGGCCCGTGGTCCTCGGTGTCCGCGTCCGCGCCACCCCTCCCCGGGACGCCCGCACGGGGCCCGACACCCTCACGCTCGGCGTCGAGGAGCCGGACGGCACGTTCACCGCGCTCGGCACCCTCGACGGCCGCTATCTGTCGACCGAGGTGGCCGGCGGCTTCACCGGCCGGGTCATCGGCATGTACGCCGCGGCCGGCACGGTCCGCTTCGACTGGTTCGACTACGAGCCGCCCGCCCTCTGA
- a CDS encoding family 78 glycoside hydrolase catalytic domain, producing MSWDLSRRRLLQLGGTTAASVVLTGPPALAADGPGTARTPGRPPLPTGTMADLLPQALGTSAGQNPRFSWQVPDFCAGTVQRAYQLQLAVAPDGFADERLVWDSGRLKSADSTAVPYGGPPLQPRTAYWWRVASWGEGRSAWSEPALLATSVDEEWEAEPIWAPAGPVMTDGTFTARLKITAVAAGVWFRAANTSNNYMWQLRAGSTGVLRKHVCVNGTYTVLGEVRLPFAVTAGEWTDLAVTMTGSAFTTTVNGSVVDTTTDTRYTSGNIGLRNGLTESQVYDRITFTAADGTVLLDDDFASDKGTFSAGTVSGGTLTFPTGATSLSSYGADDTWALLRHEYATAASRTVAAAVLYVAATSPDSARQYVAKVWSNGTVVGHASVRSGTGTAYQAFDITSTLRSDGTPNALAALCWTTSQQKFLAQLEITYTDGSRTTVASGSHWKARRQAGLLPAKGSAGSSYFTVPQEYWDLRREPVGWTGPGFDDSGWDAPVVRTAISGLVPAPIEPPRLHDVTPVSVTKVADGRWLVDLGREIVGGLALEVTGSAGDTVEVRLGEELNADGTVKYQLRATNTYREVWTLRDGGQRFEHWGYRGFRWAELRTALDLSGAVVTGRAWRLDWDDSESSFSSSDPDLDRVWELCRYSIEATRGDLYTDTPTRERGPYEGDALINQLSEYGVQRSYALARWSNDYLVRKGTWPTEYRLMCALSAWEDYLATGDDRQLAKDYDLLAAKNLTAYLDSQGLVRKAPGSSSQDLGDLVDWPTASRDGYVFTNVNTVVNAFQYAAFDALSKCAAVLGKDDDATALRTRADTLAGAMRATLLDSTAGRFLDGEGTTHSAQHATAFPVALGVADTLDDEVRGRLGDTLAAGGMRVSVYGAQFLLDALFRLGRADAALALLTSTATNSWLHMLDELKATIVTEAWDPALKSNMTFSHAWASAPANTIPRHVLGVRVTAPGASEFLIRPRTGALTEATGTVPSVRGPVRVAVHRSADAHTTRVTVPPNSSAVLEVEIGDAHPAQYRVTATAPGGRGRVPVRYITDLTGTVLRIGPVGSGTTKVERRDS from the coding sequence ATGTCCTGGGACCTGTCGCGTAGAAGACTTCTCCAACTCGGTGGCACCACGGCCGCCTCGGTCGTGCTGACCGGGCCCCCGGCACTCGCCGCCGACGGGCCTGGCACCGCCAGGACCCCCGGCCGCCCGCCCCTGCCGACCGGGACGATGGCCGATCTGCTCCCCCAGGCACTCGGCACGAGCGCAGGACAGAACCCCCGGTTCAGCTGGCAGGTGCCCGACTTCTGCGCCGGCACCGTCCAGCGCGCCTACCAGCTGCAACTGGCCGTCGCACCGGACGGTTTCGCCGACGAGCGCCTCGTCTGGGACTCGGGCAGGCTCAAGTCCGCAGACTCGACCGCCGTCCCCTACGGCGGGCCGCCGCTACAGCCCCGAACCGCCTACTGGTGGCGGGTCGCCAGCTGGGGCGAAGGGCGTTCCGCGTGGTCGGAGCCCGCTCTGCTCGCCACCTCGGTCGACGAGGAGTGGGAGGCCGAGCCGATCTGGGCACCGGCCGGGCCGGTCATGACCGACGGCACCTTCACCGCCCGTCTGAAGATCACCGCTGTGGCTGCCGGGGTGTGGTTCCGCGCCGCGAACACCTCCAACAACTACATGTGGCAGTTGCGCGCCGGCAGCACCGGCGTCCTGCGCAAGCACGTCTGCGTGAACGGCACGTACACCGTCCTCGGCGAGGTCCGGCTGCCGTTCGCCGTCACCGCCGGGGAGTGGACCGACCTCGCTGTCACCATGACGGGCTCCGCCTTCACCACCACGGTGAACGGCAGCGTCGTCGACACCACCACCGACACCCGCTACACCTCCGGCAACATCGGCCTGCGCAACGGCCTCACCGAGTCCCAGGTCTACGACCGGATCACCTTCACCGCCGCCGACGGAACCGTTCTCCTCGACGACGACTTCGCCTCCGACAAGGGCACCTTCTCCGCCGGCACCGTCTCCGGCGGCACGCTGACCTTTCCCACCGGCGCCACCTCGCTCTCCTCCTACGGGGCCGACGACACCTGGGCGCTGCTGCGCCACGAGTACGCCACCGCCGCGAGCAGGACGGTGGCCGCCGCCGTCCTCTACGTCGCGGCCACCTCCCCCGACTCCGCCCGGCAGTACGTGGCCAAGGTGTGGAGCAACGGCACGGTCGTCGGGCACGCCTCCGTGCGCTCCGGCACCGGTACCGCGTACCAGGCGTTCGACATCACCTCGACCCTGCGGAGCGACGGCACACCGAACGCGCTGGCCGCCCTCTGCTGGACGACCTCGCAGCAGAAGTTCCTGGCCCAGCTGGAGATCACGTACACCGACGGCAGCCGGACGACCGTCGCCTCGGGCAGCCACTGGAAGGCGCGCCGCCAGGCCGGGTTGCTGCCGGCGAAGGGCAGTGCGGGCAGCAGCTACTTCACCGTCCCCCAGGAGTACTGGGACCTGCGGCGGGAACCCGTCGGCTGGACCGGGCCCGGCTTCGACGACAGCGGGTGGGACGCTCCCGTCGTCCGCACCGCGATCAGCGGCCTCGTCCCGGCACCCATCGAGCCGCCGCGACTGCACGATGTCACCCCCGTCTCCGTCACCAAGGTCGCCGACGGCCGCTGGCTGGTGGATCTCGGCCGGGAGATCGTCGGCGGGCTGGCCCTGGAGGTCACCGGGAGCGCGGGCGACACCGTCGAGGTGCGCCTCGGTGAGGAGCTGAACGCGGACGGCACCGTCAAGTACCAGCTGCGCGCCACCAACACGTACCGCGAGGTGTGGACCCTGCGCGACGGCGGCCAGCGTTTCGAGCACTGGGGTTACCGCGGTTTCCGCTGGGCCGAACTGCGCACGGCGCTCGATCTGTCCGGGGCCGTCGTCACCGGGCGGGCCTGGCGCCTCGACTGGGACGACAGCGAGTCCTCCTTCAGCAGCTCCGACCCCGACCTCGACCGGGTCTGGGAGCTGTGCCGCTACTCGATCGAGGCCACCCGCGGCGATCTCTACACGGACACCCCGACCCGGGAACGCGGCCCCTACGAGGGCGACGCGCTGATCAACCAGCTCTCCGAGTACGGCGTCCAGCGCTCCTACGCCCTGGCCCGCTGGTCGAACGACTACCTGGTCCGCAAGGGCACCTGGCCCACCGAGTACCGGCTGATGTGCGCGCTGTCCGCCTGGGAGGACTACCTCGCCACCGGCGACGACCGGCAGCTCGCCAAGGACTACGACCTGCTCGCCGCGAAGAACCTCACCGCCTACCTGGACTCCCAGGGCCTGGTCCGCAAGGCGCCCGGCAGCAGCAGCCAGGACCTGGGCGACCTCGTCGACTGGCCGACCGCCAGCCGTGACGGGTATGTCTTCACGAACGTCAACACCGTCGTCAACGCCTTCCAGTACGCGGCCTTCGACGCTCTGTCCAAGTGCGCCGCGGTACTGGGCAAGGACGACGACGCGACGGCCCTGCGCACACGTGCCGACACCCTCGCCGGCGCCATGCGCGCCACCCTGCTCGACAGCACGGCCGGCCGGTTCCTCGACGGCGAGGGCACCACGCACAGCGCCCAGCACGCCACCGCCTTCCCGGTCGCCCTCGGCGTCGCGGACACCCTCGACGACGAGGTGCGCGGCCGGCTCGGCGACACGCTCGCGGCGGGCGGGATGCGGGTGAGCGTGTACGGCGCGCAGTTCCTCCTCGACGCCCTCTTCCGGCTCGGCCGCGCCGACGCCGCACTCGCGCTGCTCACCTCCACGGCGACCAATTCGTGGCTGCACATGCTCGACGAGCTGAAGGCCACCATCGTCACGGAAGCCTGGGATCCCGCGCTGAAGTCCAACATGACGTTCTCCCACGCCTGGGCCTCGGCTCCGGCGAACACGATCCCCCGGCACGTGCTCGGTGTCCGCGTCACCGCTCCCGGAGCGTCGGAGTTCCTCATCCGTCCCAGGACCGGCGCCCTGACCGAGGCGACGGGAACGGTGCCGTCCGTGCGCGGCCCGGTCAGGGTCGCCGTGCACCGGTCGGCCGACGCCCATACGACCCGGGTGACGGTGCCGCCCAACTCCAGCGCGGTGCTTGAGGTGGAGATCGGTGATGCCCACCCGGCGCAGTACCGGGTGACGGCAACGGCACCCGGCGGACGAGGACGGGTGCCCGTCAGGTACATCACCGACCTCACCGGTACGGTGCTGCGGATCGGGCCCGTCGGCTCCGGCACGACGAAGGTCGAGCGCAGGGATTCCTGA
- a CDS encoding SpoIIE family protein phosphatase: MAGPEHTENHGKRSLATRVAGLTETLEAIGTGAYLVDEQGRILAVNSRTERFLGRPTEDLFGHDAHDLLHRDAHGHPLPRTQCRMRQAFHAGRTAQADEDYFVRGDGSLMPISWLITPFDLGDHEHSTLVLFQPRHLREPHSPPQSATALLPELERLALLAATTTQLASTLDVEEALRRLVTLVVPRLADWAIIDLITERDEVWRTVVTEADGEGLVRHEELEGPMPPVPEESPMPLSRALRGVASTLAGPQTYQGPPDSGIAVEQRRLFDATGIHSAAIAPIRSTRAVLGALILGRAKQAGDFGASDLPLIEDIARRAGLALDNARLYQRQRKVAETMQNHLLPQMPRVPGLQMTVRYLPAPDASQVGGDWYDAFSLSDGATALAIGDVVGHDLEAAAGMAQVRNMLRAYAWAMQEPPSQIVERLDEAVLHITDVAMATMVLARIEETHDGQWKLSWTNAGHPPPLLISHDGLADYLTDAHGILLGTGSQKPRTDATVLLPAGSTLLLYTDGLIEEPGHSLDEGLHRLRRHAAALAHRPLTSFTDQLLDRVRPLANDDDVALLALRVPART, encoded by the coding sequence ATGGCAGGACCAGAACATACGGAGAACCACGGGAAACGGTCCCTGGCGACGCGTGTCGCCGGGCTCACCGAGACGCTGGAGGCCATCGGGACCGGGGCTTACCTGGTGGACGAGCAGGGCCGCATTCTCGCGGTCAACTCCCGCACCGAGCGGTTTCTGGGCCGGCCGACCGAAGATCTCTTCGGCCATGACGCGCACGACCTACTGCACCGGGACGCCCACGGCCACCCCTTGCCCCGGACCCAGTGCCGCATGCGGCAGGCGTTCCACGCCGGACGCACAGCTCAGGCGGACGAGGACTACTTCGTACGCGGGGACGGCTCCTTGATGCCCATTTCGTGGCTGATAACTCCCTTCGACCTTGGTGACCACGAACACAGCACGCTCGTCCTCTTCCAACCCCGGCATCTGCGGGAACCCCACTCACCACCGCAGTCGGCCACCGCACTGCTGCCTGAACTCGAACGCCTCGCCCTGCTGGCCGCGACCACCACACAACTGGCCTCCACCCTCGATGTCGAGGAGGCGCTGCGACGCCTGGTGACCCTGGTGGTGCCCCGGCTGGCGGACTGGGCCATCATCGATCTGATCACGGAACGCGACGAGGTGTGGCGCACTGTCGTCACCGAGGCGGACGGTGAAGGCCTGGTGCGCCACGAGGAGCTGGAGGGACCGATGCCGCCGGTCCCCGAGGAGTCCCCGATGCCCTTGTCACGGGCCCTGCGCGGGGTCGCCTCGACGCTGGCCGGCCCGCAGACCTACCAGGGGCCACCGGATTCCGGCATCGCGGTCGAACAGCGCCGTCTGTTCGACGCCACCGGTATCCACTCCGCGGCCATCGCTCCCATCCGCAGCACCCGCGCCGTGCTGGGCGCGCTGATCCTGGGCCGCGCCAAACAAGCGGGCGACTTCGGCGCCTCCGATCTTCCCCTCATCGAGGACATCGCCCGGCGCGCCGGACTCGCGCTGGACAACGCGCGCCTCTACCAGCGCCAGCGCAAGGTCGCCGAGACCATGCAGAACCATCTGCTGCCCCAGATGCCACGCGTGCCCGGGTTGCAGATGACGGTCCGCTACCTGCCCGCACCCGACGCCTCACAGGTCGGGGGCGACTGGTACGACGCCTTCTCCCTGTCCGACGGTGCCACCGCGCTGGCCATCGGCGATGTCGTCGGTCACGACCTGGAGGCCGCGGCCGGCATGGCCCAGGTACGCAACATGCTCCGCGCCTACGCCTGGGCCATGCAGGAGCCCCCGAGCCAGATCGTCGAACGCCTCGACGAGGCGGTCCTGCACATCACCGACGTCGCGATGGCCACCATGGTCCTCGCCCGGATCGAAGAGACCCACGACGGCCAGTGGAAACTGTCCTGGACCAACGCCGGCCACCCGCCGCCGCTGTTGATCAGCCACGACGGCCTGGCCGACTACCTCACCGACGCCCACGGCATTCTTCTGGGCACCGGATCCCAAAAGCCCCGCACCGACGCCACCGTCCTCCTGCCAGCGGGCTCCACCCTCCTGCTGTACACCGACGGGCTGATCGAAGAACCCGGGCACTCCCTCGACGAGGGCCTGCATCGACTGCGCCGGCACGCCGCCGCTCTCGCCCACCGCCCTCTGACCTCCTTCACCGACCAACTGCTGGACCGGGTCCGGCCTCTCGCCAACGACGACGATGTCGCCCTGCTCGCCCTGCGGGTCCCCGCCCGGACCTGA